One window of the Pieris brassicae chromosome Z, ilPieBrab1.1, whole genome shotgun sequence genome contains the following:
- the LOC123718402 gene encoding ecotropic viral integration site 5 ortholog isoform X2, giving the protein MKLAVDHTSPSTKPPITETEEVKDSPIPSPDLSVIHVHGSTSPPPIDSEYSEISTKNNVTTKAVVAEKAEGLPTPDRALLAKLEEANRKIEADSKCPSLNAASRKNSETSLASATSSQEDTRVAGSSEEEIWILWGRIVSNWETEWRRRNQFVRDLVRRGVPHHFRGIVWQLLAGVECSPEKKQYASYIKAKSACEKVIRRDIARTYPEHDFFKEKDGLGQEALFNVMKAYSLHDREVGYCQGSGFIVGLLLMQMPEEEAFAVLVKIMQQHKMRDMFKPSMAELGLCMYQLENLLQEILPDLHVHFQSQSFSTSIYASSWFLTLFTTNLSLPLACRIMDVFLSEGIEVVFKVALALLTLGKEHLLSLDMENLLKYIQKELPVKADADHDAFMELAYSIKVNPKKMKKLEKEYTVIKTKEQSDIAVLRCLREENRILKKRMQFLEQECSELAARLVRGQVDRAHGEEETFALERELHALRCANLDAQQALADAHEEIRSLEVTLAECNSRQSSLEGGEGSEGGEGCSGGSGDKEELARCLQQELVRAKLQLAEREAAERELAARLADLENDNKLLRKQTVDNNVAHLQDELIAVKLREAEANLSLKELRQRVTELADAWRRHLQEHRAEAAATAAATAPSVVSDLMATPKKLLRAWEGRAADAHRVEDELMTTRIREVEALTELKELRLKEMELSAQVQVSSNQLRRQDEEAVALREALDAALARERALIARQREFQHKYEDLAGKAKYESMQASIKNMEVSQRIAELENELSECKMKTEVMAAEGELRNHNSDDSERVRELQEQVAELHAEVMRLEAWKARALGLTPLRGVSPEEDPEEDDGPKFVRQRRSSASRPPSDVEET; this is encoded by the exons ATGAAATTGGCTGTGGATCATACTTCTCCATCGACTAAGCCGCCAATTACTGAAACGGAAGAGGTTAAAGATAGCCCAATCCCATCACCTGACTTATCAGTCATTCACGTTCATGGCAGTACTTCGCCTCCACCCATAGATTCGGAATACTCTGAGATCTCGACCAAAAATAACGTTACGACTAAAGCAG TGGTCGCCGAAAAGGCAGAGGGTCTGCCCACGCCCGACCGGGCTTTACTCGCCAAGCTGGAGGAGGCTAACAGGAAGATCGAGGCGGACTCCAAGTGCCCCTCGCTCAACGCAGCCAGCAGAAAGAACTCCGAAACATCACTCGCATCAG CTACCTCGAGTCAGGAAGATACGCGAGTGGCTGGTAGCAGCGAAGAAGAGATATGGATTCTCTGGGGCAGAATTGTCAGTAATTGGGAGACCGAGTGGCGAAGACGCAATCAATTTGTGAGAGATCTGGTTAGAAGAGGTGTTCCACATCACTTCCGAGGCATCGTGTGGCAGCTATTGGCCGGGGTCGAATGCTCTCCGGAAAAAAAGCAGTATGCTTCGTATATTAag GCGAAGTCAGCTTGTGAAAAGGTTATTAGGCGTGACATCGCGCGCACTTATCCGGAGCATGACTTCTTCAAGGAAAAAGATGGCTTGGGCCAAGAGGCTCTCTTCAATGTGATGAAGGCGTATTCCCTCCACGACAGGGAAGTGGGATATTGCCAAGGCTCAGGGTTCATAGTTGGACTTCTATTGATGCAG ATGCCAGAGGAAGAGGCGTTTGCGGTTCTCGTAAAGATTATGCAGCAGCACAAAATGCGGGACATGTTCAAGCCAAGTATGGCGGAGTTGGGACTCTGCATGTACCAATTGGAAAACTTATTGCAGGAAATCTTACCTGATTTACACGTTCACTTCCAGTCACAG AGTTTCAGCACATCGATATACGCGAGTAGCTGGTTCCTGACTCTGTTCACAACCAACCTGTCTCTGCCTTTGGCCTGTCGCATCATGGACGTCTTCCTCTCCGAAGGGATAGAAGTTGTGTTTAAGGTAGCCCTGGCGCTCCTTACGCTCGGAAAGGAACATCTTCTGTCCTTGGACATGGAAAACCTTCTCAAG TACATTCAAAAAGAATTGCCGGTGAAAGCCGACGCAGACCACGATGCATTTATGGAATTGGCGTACTCCATAAAAGTGAACCCGAAAAAGATGAAAAAGCTCGAAAAGGAGTACACCGTCATAAAGACAAAGGAACAGAGCGACATTGCTGTTTTGAGA TGCCTGCGTGAAGAGAACCGTATCTTGAAGAAGCGCATGCAATTCCTCGAACAGGAGTGTTCAGAGTTGGCGGCTCGCTTAGTTCGGGGCCAAGTGGACCGAGCTCATGGAGAGGAAGAGACCTTCGCGCTAGAGAGGGAGCTCCACGCCCTGCGATGTGCCAATCTTGACGCTCAGCAGGCGTTGGCCGACGCTCATGAAGAGATACGCTCCTTGGAAGTCACTCTGGCGGAG TGCAACTCCCGCCAATCGTCCCTGGAGGGCGGGGAGGGGAGCGAGGGAGGCGAGGGTTGCTCCGGCGGCTCCGGTGACAAGGAGGAATTGGCGCGGTGTCTGCAGCAGGAGCTGGTGAGGGCTAAGCTGCAGCTCGCCGAACGAGAGGCGGCCGAGAGGGAACTGGCCGCAAGATTAGCCGACTTGGAGAACGACAATAAGCTGTTACGGAAGCAGACCGTCGACAATAACGTCGCACATCTGCAG GACGAACTGATAGCAGTGAAGTTGCGAGAGGCGGAAGCCAATCTCTCTCTGAAGGAATTGCGGCAGCGCGTCACCGAGCTTGCCGACGCATGGCGGCGTCATCTCCAG GAACACCGGGCTGAGGCGGCGGCGACAGCAGCGGCGACGGCTCCTTCGGTAGTGTCGGACCTCATGGCCACGCCCAAGAAGTTGCTTCGGGCGTGGGAAGGTCGCGCTGCCGACGCCCACAGGGTGGAAGACGAGCTGATGACCACCCGCATCCGGGAAGTCGAAGCTCTCACCGAACTCAAGGAGCTGAGGCTCAAG GAAATGGAGCTGAGCGCTCAGGTGCAAGTGTCGAGCAACCAATTGCGTCGTCAAGACGAGGAGGCAGTCGCTTTGAGAGAGGCTCTCGACGCGGCTCTGGCTCGCGAGAGAGCGCTCATCGCGAGGCAGCGCGAGTTCCAGCACAAGTACGAAGACCTCGCGGGCAAG GCGAAATACGAATCGATGCAGGCGTCGATCAAGAACATGGAGGTGTCTCAGCGGATCGCCGAGCTGGAGAACGAGCTCTCCGAGTGTAAGATGAAG ACGGAGGTGATGGCTGCGGAGGGGGAGCTGAGGAACCACAACTCTGACGACTCGGAGCGAGTTCGCGAGCTGCAGGAGCAGGTCGCCGAGTTGCATGCTGAG GTTATGAGACTAGAGGCGTGGAAAGCGCGCGCCCTCGGGCTCACGCCCCTTCGCGGTGTGTCGCCCGAGGAGGACCCGGAGGAAGACGACGGACCAAAGTTCGTCCGCCAAAGGAGATCCTCCGCCTCGCGGCCGCCTTCGGACGTCGAGGAAACGTAA
- the LOC123718402 gene encoding ecotropic viral integration site 5 ortholog isoform X1, with protein sequence MKLAVDHTSPSTKPPITETEEVKDSPIPSPDLSVIHVHGSTSPPPIDSEYSEISTKNNVTTKAVVAEKAEGLPTPDRALLAKLEEANRKIEADSKCPSLNAASRKNSETSLASATSSQEDTRVAGSSEEEIWILWGRIVSNWETEWRRRNQFVRDLVRRGVPHHFRGIVWQLLAGVECSPEKKQYASYIKAKSACEKVIRRDIARTYPEHDFFKEKDGLGQEALFNVMKAYSLHDREVGYCQGSGFIVGLLLMQMPEEEAFAVLVKIMQQHKMRDMFKPSMAELGLCMYQLENLLQEILPDLHVHFQSQSFSTSIYASSWFLTLFTTNLSLPLACRIMDVFLSEGIEVVFKVALALLTLGKEHLLSLDMENLLKYIQKELPVKADADHDAFMELAYSIKVNPKKMKKLEKEYTVIKTKEQSDIAVLRCLREENRILKKRMQFLEQECSELAARLVRGQVDRAHGEEETFALERELHALRCANLDAQQALADAHEEIRSLEVTLAECNSRQSSLEGGEGSEGGEGCSGGSGDKEELARCLQQELVRAKLQLAEREAAERELAARLADLENDNKLLRKQTVDNNVAHLQDELIAVKLREAEANLSLKELRQRVTELADAWRRHLQVLTRTTTCTHTRDRGLTMSIYRQEHRAEAAATAAATAPSVVSDLMATPKKLLRAWEGRAADAHRVEDELMTTRIREVEALTELKELRLKEMELSAQVQVSSNQLRRQDEEAVALREALDAALARERALIARQREFQHKYEDLAGKAKYESMQASIKNMEVSQRIAELENELSECKMKTEVMAAEGELRNHNSDDSERVRELQEQVAELHAEVMRLEAWKARALGLTPLRGVSPEEDPEEDDGPKFVRQRRSSASRPPSDVEET encoded by the exons ATGAAATTGGCTGTGGATCATACTTCTCCATCGACTAAGCCGCCAATTACTGAAACGGAAGAGGTTAAAGATAGCCCAATCCCATCACCTGACTTATCAGTCATTCACGTTCATGGCAGTACTTCGCCTCCACCCATAGATTCGGAATACTCTGAGATCTCGACCAAAAATAACGTTACGACTAAAGCAG TGGTCGCCGAAAAGGCAGAGGGTCTGCCCACGCCCGACCGGGCTTTACTCGCCAAGCTGGAGGAGGCTAACAGGAAGATCGAGGCGGACTCCAAGTGCCCCTCGCTCAACGCAGCCAGCAGAAAGAACTCCGAAACATCACTCGCATCAG CTACCTCGAGTCAGGAAGATACGCGAGTGGCTGGTAGCAGCGAAGAAGAGATATGGATTCTCTGGGGCAGAATTGTCAGTAATTGGGAGACCGAGTGGCGAAGACGCAATCAATTTGTGAGAGATCTGGTTAGAAGAGGTGTTCCACATCACTTCCGAGGCATCGTGTGGCAGCTATTGGCCGGGGTCGAATGCTCTCCGGAAAAAAAGCAGTATGCTTCGTATATTAag GCGAAGTCAGCTTGTGAAAAGGTTATTAGGCGTGACATCGCGCGCACTTATCCGGAGCATGACTTCTTCAAGGAAAAAGATGGCTTGGGCCAAGAGGCTCTCTTCAATGTGATGAAGGCGTATTCCCTCCACGACAGGGAAGTGGGATATTGCCAAGGCTCAGGGTTCATAGTTGGACTTCTATTGATGCAG ATGCCAGAGGAAGAGGCGTTTGCGGTTCTCGTAAAGATTATGCAGCAGCACAAAATGCGGGACATGTTCAAGCCAAGTATGGCGGAGTTGGGACTCTGCATGTACCAATTGGAAAACTTATTGCAGGAAATCTTACCTGATTTACACGTTCACTTCCAGTCACAG AGTTTCAGCACATCGATATACGCGAGTAGCTGGTTCCTGACTCTGTTCACAACCAACCTGTCTCTGCCTTTGGCCTGTCGCATCATGGACGTCTTCCTCTCCGAAGGGATAGAAGTTGTGTTTAAGGTAGCCCTGGCGCTCCTTACGCTCGGAAAGGAACATCTTCTGTCCTTGGACATGGAAAACCTTCTCAAG TACATTCAAAAAGAATTGCCGGTGAAAGCCGACGCAGACCACGATGCATTTATGGAATTGGCGTACTCCATAAAAGTGAACCCGAAAAAGATGAAAAAGCTCGAAAAGGAGTACACCGTCATAAAGACAAAGGAACAGAGCGACATTGCTGTTTTGAGA TGCCTGCGTGAAGAGAACCGTATCTTGAAGAAGCGCATGCAATTCCTCGAACAGGAGTGTTCAGAGTTGGCGGCTCGCTTAGTTCGGGGCCAAGTGGACCGAGCTCATGGAGAGGAAGAGACCTTCGCGCTAGAGAGGGAGCTCCACGCCCTGCGATGTGCCAATCTTGACGCTCAGCAGGCGTTGGCCGACGCTCATGAAGAGATACGCTCCTTGGAAGTCACTCTGGCGGAG TGCAACTCCCGCCAATCGTCCCTGGAGGGCGGGGAGGGGAGCGAGGGAGGCGAGGGTTGCTCCGGCGGCTCCGGTGACAAGGAGGAATTGGCGCGGTGTCTGCAGCAGGAGCTGGTGAGGGCTAAGCTGCAGCTCGCCGAACGAGAGGCGGCCGAGAGGGAACTGGCCGCAAGATTAGCCGACTTGGAGAACGACAATAAGCTGTTACGGAAGCAGACCGTCGACAATAACGTCGCACATCTGCAG GACGAACTGATAGCAGTGAAGTTGCGAGAGGCGGAAGCCAATCTCTCTCTGAAGGAATTGCGGCAGCGCGTCACCGAGCTTGCCGACGCATGGCGGCGTCATCTCCAGGTATTGACGCGAACCACGACGTGTACACACACGAGGGACAGGGGCCTAACCATGTCGATTTATCGTCAGGAACACCGGGCTGAGGCGGCGGCGACAGCAGCGGCGACGGCTCCTTCGGTAGTGTCGGACCTCATGGCCACGCCCAAGAAGTTGCTTCGGGCGTGGGAAGGTCGCGCTGCCGACGCCCACAGGGTGGAAGACGAGCTGATGACCACCCGCATCCGGGAAGTCGAAGCTCTCACCGAACTCAAGGAGCTGAGGCTCAAG GAAATGGAGCTGAGCGCTCAGGTGCAAGTGTCGAGCAACCAATTGCGTCGTCAAGACGAGGAGGCAGTCGCTTTGAGAGAGGCTCTCGACGCGGCTCTGGCTCGCGAGAGAGCGCTCATCGCGAGGCAGCGCGAGTTCCAGCACAAGTACGAAGACCTCGCGGGCAAG GCGAAATACGAATCGATGCAGGCGTCGATCAAGAACATGGAGGTGTCTCAGCGGATCGCCGAGCTGGAGAACGAGCTCTCCGAGTGTAAGATGAAG ACGGAGGTGATGGCTGCGGAGGGGGAGCTGAGGAACCACAACTCTGACGACTCGGAGCGAGTTCGCGAGCTGCAGGAGCAGGTCGCCGAGTTGCATGCTGAG GTTATGAGACTAGAGGCGTGGAAAGCGCGCGCCCTCGGGCTCACGCCCCTTCGCGGTGTGTCGCCCGAGGAGGACCCGGAGGAAGACGACGGACCAAAGTTCGTCCGCCAAAGGAGATCCTCCGCCTCGCGGCCGCCTTCGGACGTCGAGGAAACGTAA
- the LOC123718402 gene encoding ecotropic viral integration site 5 ortholog isoform X3 codes for MKLAVDHTSPSTKPPITETEEVKDSPIPSPDLSVIHVHGSTSPPPIDSEYSEISTKNNVTTKAVVAEKAEGLPTPDRALLAKLEEANRKIEADSKCPSLNAASRKNSETSLASATSSQEDTRVAGSSEEEIWILWGRIVSNWETEWRRRNQFVRDLVRRGVPHHFRGIVWQLLAGVECSPEKKQYASYIKAKSACEKVIRRDIARTYPEHDFFKEKDGLGQEALFNVMKAYSLHDREVGYCQGSGFIVGLLLMQMPEEEAFAVLVKIMQQHKMRDMFKPSMAELGLCMYQLENLLQEILPDLHVHFQSQSFSTSIYASSWFLTLFTTNLSLPLACRIMDVFLSEGIEVVFKVALALLTLGKEHLLSLDMENLLKYIQKELPVKADADHDAFMELAYSIKVNPKKMKKLEKEYTVIKTKEQSDIAVLRCLREENRILKKRMQFLEQECSELAARLVRGQVDRAHGEEETFALERELHALRCANLDAQQALADAHEEIRSLEVTLAECNSRQSSLEGGEGSEGGEGCSGGSGDKEELARCLQQELVRAKLQLAEREAAERELAARLADLENDNKLLRKQTVDNNVAHLQDELIAVKLREAEANLSLKELRQRVTELADAWRRHLQEHRAEAAATAAATAPSVVSDLMATPKKLLRAWEGRAADAHRVEDELMTTRIREVEALTELKELRLKEMELSAQVQVSSNQLRRQDEEAVALREALDAALARERALIARQREFQHKYEDLAGKAKYESMQASIKNMEVSQRIAELENELSECKMKTEVMAAEGELRNHNSDDSERVRELQEQVAELHAEFPPNDSAVKGLPRKWLKL; via the exons ATGAAATTGGCTGTGGATCATACTTCTCCATCGACTAAGCCGCCAATTACTGAAACGGAAGAGGTTAAAGATAGCCCAATCCCATCACCTGACTTATCAGTCATTCACGTTCATGGCAGTACTTCGCCTCCACCCATAGATTCGGAATACTCTGAGATCTCGACCAAAAATAACGTTACGACTAAAGCAG TGGTCGCCGAAAAGGCAGAGGGTCTGCCCACGCCCGACCGGGCTTTACTCGCCAAGCTGGAGGAGGCTAACAGGAAGATCGAGGCGGACTCCAAGTGCCCCTCGCTCAACGCAGCCAGCAGAAAGAACTCCGAAACATCACTCGCATCAG CTACCTCGAGTCAGGAAGATACGCGAGTGGCTGGTAGCAGCGAAGAAGAGATATGGATTCTCTGGGGCAGAATTGTCAGTAATTGGGAGACCGAGTGGCGAAGACGCAATCAATTTGTGAGAGATCTGGTTAGAAGAGGTGTTCCACATCACTTCCGAGGCATCGTGTGGCAGCTATTGGCCGGGGTCGAATGCTCTCCGGAAAAAAAGCAGTATGCTTCGTATATTAag GCGAAGTCAGCTTGTGAAAAGGTTATTAGGCGTGACATCGCGCGCACTTATCCGGAGCATGACTTCTTCAAGGAAAAAGATGGCTTGGGCCAAGAGGCTCTCTTCAATGTGATGAAGGCGTATTCCCTCCACGACAGGGAAGTGGGATATTGCCAAGGCTCAGGGTTCATAGTTGGACTTCTATTGATGCAG ATGCCAGAGGAAGAGGCGTTTGCGGTTCTCGTAAAGATTATGCAGCAGCACAAAATGCGGGACATGTTCAAGCCAAGTATGGCGGAGTTGGGACTCTGCATGTACCAATTGGAAAACTTATTGCAGGAAATCTTACCTGATTTACACGTTCACTTCCAGTCACAG AGTTTCAGCACATCGATATACGCGAGTAGCTGGTTCCTGACTCTGTTCACAACCAACCTGTCTCTGCCTTTGGCCTGTCGCATCATGGACGTCTTCCTCTCCGAAGGGATAGAAGTTGTGTTTAAGGTAGCCCTGGCGCTCCTTACGCTCGGAAAGGAACATCTTCTGTCCTTGGACATGGAAAACCTTCTCAAG TACATTCAAAAAGAATTGCCGGTGAAAGCCGACGCAGACCACGATGCATTTATGGAATTGGCGTACTCCATAAAAGTGAACCCGAAAAAGATGAAAAAGCTCGAAAAGGAGTACACCGTCATAAAGACAAAGGAACAGAGCGACATTGCTGTTTTGAGA TGCCTGCGTGAAGAGAACCGTATCTTGAAGAAGCGCATGCAATTCCTCGAACAGGAGTGTTCAGAGTTGGCGGCTCGCTTAGTTCGGGGCCAAGTGGACCGAGCTCATGGAGAGGAAGAGACCTTCGCGCTAGAGAGGGAGCTCCACGCCCTGCGATGTGCCAATCTTGACGCTCAGCAGGCGTTGGCCGACGCTCATGAAGAGATACGCTCCTTGGAAGTCACTCTGGCGGAG TGCAACTCCCGCCAATCGTCCCTGGAGGGCGGGGAGGGGAGCGAGGGAGGCGAGGGTTGCTCCGGCGGCTCCGGTGACAAGGAGGAATTGGCGCGGTGTCTGCAGCAGGAGCTGGTGAGGGCTAAGCTGCAGCTCGCCGAACGAGAGGCGGCCGAGAGGGAACTGGCCGCAAGATTAGCCGACTTGGAGAACGACAATAAGCTGTTACGGAAGCAGACCGTCGACAATAACGTCGCACATCTGCAG GACGAACTGATAGCAGTGAAGTTGCGAGAGGCGGAAGCCAATCTCTCTCTGAAGGAATTGCGGCAGCGCGTCACCGAGCTTGCCGACGCATGGCGGCGTCATCTCCAG GAACACCGGGCTGAGGCGGCGGCGACAGCAGCGGCGACGGCTCCTTCGGTAGTGTCGGACCTCATGGCCACGCCCAAGAAGTTGCTTCGGGCGTGGGAAGGTCGCGCTGCCGACGCCCACAGGGTGGAAGACGAGCTGATGACCACCCGCATCCGGGAAGTCGAAGCTCTCACCGAACTCAAGGAGCTGAGGCTCAAG GAAATGGAGCTGAGCGCTCAGGTGCAAGTGTCGAGCAACCAATTGCGTCGTCAAGACGAGGAGGCAGTCGCTTTGAGAGAGGCTCTCGACGCGGCTCTGGCTCGCGAGAGAGCGCTCATCGCGAGGCAGCGCGAGTTCCAGCACAAGTACGAAGACCTCGCGGGCAAG GCGAAATACGAATCGATGCAGGCGTCGATCAAGAACATGGAGGTGTCTCAGCGGATCGCCGAGCTGGAGAACGAGCTCTCCGAGTGTAAGATGAAG ACGGAGGTGATGGCTGCGGAGGGGGAGCTGAGGAACCACAACTCTGACGACTCGGAGCGAGTTCGCGAGCTGCAGGAGCAGGTCGCCGAGTTGCATGCTGAG TTTCCCCCGAACGACTCCGCGGTGAAGGGTCTCCCTCGGAAGTGGCTCAA GTTATGA
- the LOC123718403 gene encoding LITAF domain-containing protein, with translation MEKNGNPPSYGWNNGHMQAPPAAPPSYSQAVGGVGPSSPYTPQYLRTTGPQIVTTVVPLGPQTTHMICPSCHGEIDTASKKKPGLIAYIAGSVLCILGLFCGCCLIPCCIDSCMDVHHECPNCGAHLGRYRR, from the exons ATGGAGAAAAATGGGAACCCTCCTTCTTACGGCTGGAATAATGGACATATGCAGGCGCCTCCTGCGGCCCCTCCGAGTTATTCACAAGCAGTGGGCGGTGTGGGACCCTCCAGCCCTTACACGCCACAATATCTTCGTA CAACGGGTCCACAAATAGTGACGACAGTGGTGCCTTTGGGACCGCAAACTACACACATGATATGCCCCAGTTGCCACGGAGAAATCGACACAGCTTCAAAGAAAAAGCCGGGCCTCATTGCATATATAGCCGGATCGGTGTTGTGTATTCTGGG GTTGTTTTGCGGCTGCTGTTTGATCCCGTGCTGCATCGACAGTTGCATGGATGTGCATCACGAGTGCCCCAATTGTGGCGCTCACCTTGGCCGCTATCGCCGGTAA
- the LOC123718467 gene encoding ATPase family AAA domain-containing protein 3A homolog, with translation MSWLFGYSSPPKPPADMPPPSEENTPQNLTKAEKKAMEAYRFDSSALERAAQAARELERSRHSKDALELSKLQESTRQQEQLAKIKEYEAAIEQAKVEQKRIDHEERRKTLQEETKQHQVRAQYQDQLSKKRYEEQLAQQQRSQEEILKKQEESVAKQEALRRATIEHEMELREKNKLKAIEAEARARAKADRENRDITLEQIRLKAAENRTTILESIQTAGSVIGTGVSALLTDWQRTATAVGGLSLLALGVYSARGATSVAARFIESRIGKPTLVRETSRLSLLDAARHPIRTAAAAVAKFRAPADALAGVVLAPSLERRLRDVAIAAKNTRRNRGLYTNLLMYGPPGTGKTLFSKKLAKHSGMEYAIMTGGDVAPMGKDAVAAIHKVFDWANTSRKGVLLFIDEADAFLRKRSSEALSEELRAALNAFLYRTSAQSGRVMLVLASNTPHHLDSAVHDRIDALLEFPLPTSEERQRLLRLYFDAYILQPAADKHSRLSVDRFEYGELCDEVASLTAGLSGRALSKLGVAWQAAAYASEDGRLTRNMCLDICQGAVLQYRQKMEWLSAEEKSRSMLPYLRDLPPFDPAETEAPETSVTLKAPEAKKVDLEK, from the exons ATGTCTTGGTTATTTGGATATAGTAGTCCACCCAAACCTCCGGCTGATATGCCTCCACCTTCAGAAGAAAATACTCCTCAAAATCTTACAAAAGCTGAGAAAAAGGCCATGGAAGCATACCGGTTTGATTCAAGCGCATTAGAAAGAGCGGCACAAGCCGCTCGAGAACTAGAACGCTCAA GACATTCAAAGGATGCATTAGAGCTTAGTAAACTTCAGGAATCAACTCGACAGCAGGAACAATTAGCTAAAATTAAAGAGTATGAAGCTGCAATTGAACAGGCCAAAGTTGAACAAAAAAGAATTGACCATGAAGAAAGACGAAAAACATTACag GAAGAAACGAAACAACACCAAGTCCGTGCTCAATACCAAGACCAGCTGTCTAAGAAGCGTTATGAGGAACAATTAGCCCAGCAACAGAGGTCACAAGAGGAGATCTTAAAAaa ACAGGAAGAGAGTGTGGCGAAGCAAGAAGCCCTGCGTCGAGCGACGATAGAGCACGAGATGGAGTTGCGAGAAAAGAACAAGCTCAAGGCGATAGAGGCAGAAGCGAGGGCTCGGGCCAAAGCAGACAGGGAGAACCGTGATATTACACTTGAGCAGATCCGTCTCAAAGCTGCCGAAAACAGGACCACCATATTAGAGAGCATAca GACTGCAGGCAGCGTGATCGGGACGGGTGTGAGCGCGCTGCTAACCGATTGGCAGCGGACTGCTACCGCCGTGGGTGGGTTATCACTTCTGGCCTTAGGAGTGTATTCGGCGCGAGGAGCCACGTCCGTCGCGGCTCGGTTTATCGAGTCTCGGATAGGGAAGCCGACCTTAGTGCGAGAGACGTCCCGTCTGTCCCTCTTGGACGCCGCGAGGCATCCGATCCGAACTGCGGCAGCGGCGGTGGCCAAGTTCAGAGCGCCGGCCGACGCCTTGGCCGGTGTGGTTCTGGCCCCCAGTTTGGAGCGGCGGCTGAGAGACGTCGCCATCGCCGCGAAGAACACTCGACGCAACCGCGGCCTCTACACCAATCTACTAATGTACGGCCCGCCCGGCACCGGCAAGACACTCTTCTCCAAG AAACTGGCGAAACATTCCGGGATGGAGTACGCCATcatgaccgggggagacgtGGCCCCGATGGGCAAAGACGCCGTGGCGGCCATTCACAAAGTGTTCGACTGGGCAAACACCAGCCGGAAAGGCGTGCTTCTATTCATAGACGAGGCGGACGCTTTCTTACGCAAGCGTTCTTCGGAGGCCCTTTCCGAGGAACTGAGAGCCGCTCTGAACGCCTTCCTCTACCGCACTTCGGCGCAGAGCGGCCGAGTCATGCTGGTCCTGGCTTCGAATACGCCACATCACCTGGACTCGGCCGTCCACGATCGGATCGACGCTCTACTGGAATTCCCTCTGCCGACATCGGAAGAGAGACAACGTCTGCTTCGCTTATACTTCGATGCCTATATACTGCAACCGGCCGCCGATAAACACAG CCGCTTGAGCGTGGATCGGTTCGAGTACGGCGAGCTATGTGACGAAGTGGCGTCCCTCACGGCCGGTCTCTCCGGAAGGGCGTTATCAAAACTGGGCGTGGCCTGGCAAGCGGCCGCCTACGCATCGGAAGATGGGCGACTGACGAGAAACATGTGCCTCGACATTTGCCAGGGAGCAGTGCTGCAGTATCGGCAGAAG ATGGAGTGGTTGTCGGCGGAAGAAAAATCTCGCAGCATGCTTCCGTACCTGAGGGATTTGCCTCCTTTCGATCCCGCGGAGACGGAAGCACCCGAGACCTCCGTAACTCTGAAGGCTCCCGAGGCTAAGAAAGTGGACCTCGAGAAGTGA
- the LOC123718468 gene encoding ras-related protein Rab-21-like, producing the protein MSSKISGTNNFKVVLLGEGCVGKTSILLRYIEDKFNDKHLSTLQATFLNKKLNINNKRINLSIWDTAGQERFHALGPIYYRHSHGAVLVYDITDDHSFAKVQNWVKELKKMLGADIVLVIAGNKIDLEHERTVSLEAAERYAELVGAKHFHTSAKLNQGVEELFLELSRAMLERSERVPTAPVPRALALAEDDETASASTCCWTTPSN; encoded by the exons ATGTCGTCAAAAATCAGTGGAACCAATAATTTCAAGGTAGTGTTATTAGGCGAGGGTTGCGTCGGTAAGACGTCTATACTACTGCGATATATTgaagataaatttaatgataaacaTCTAAGTACACTTCAG GCAACATTTCTAAACAAAAAGttgaacataaataataagagaATAAACCTATCCATATGGGATACTGCTGGGCAAGAACGCTTCCATGCATTAGGTCCAATATACTATCGGCACTCTCATGGTGCTGTACTTGTATATGATATAACTGATGACCATTCCTTTGCCAAG GTTCAAAACTGGGTTAAGGAGCTTAAGAAAATGCTTGGTGCAGACATTGTACTTGTTATAGCTGGAAACAAAATAGACTTAGAACATGAACGAACAGTCTCCTTGGAGGCAGCTGAAAG GTACGCAGAGCTGGTTGGTGCCAAGCACTTCCACACTTCGGCTAAGCTGAACCAAGGAGTGGAGGAATTGTTTTTGGAGCTCAGCCGCGCGATGCTTGAGCGAAGCGAACGCGTACCGACGGCCCCGGTGCCCCGCGCTTTGGCTCTTGCTGAAGATGACGAAACGGCTTCAGCTTCTACCTGTTGCTGGACCACACCTTCAAACTGA